CTACCGGCTAACGTTCTGGTCCTTTTTGTTCCGTTTGctccctaaaaaaaaatcaagaaaaaaaaaaagatgaacagaaacacagagacaaataaacacacagatcatGCTGGTTATAGTGATGCAAGACTTGTGGAGTCCACATCCTGCACTGAGACACTCTATCCATATGAAAGCATAAGATGAGTCTTTCCATGTCACTCAATATAAAAGCTATCATGTTCTTTAAGCGTGCGAACACCACCTACTCCATCACCTACCTTAGAGGTCTTGGATGAGGACCTCTGGACTGGGTTGGACCGACTTGGCGTAGAATCAGTTGATTTtactacaaaaaataaaagtatagaTGATGACTGATAAAGCAATTTCAAACAAGCAGGACTGTGTCaagataaactttttttttttattataaaggTAGGTCACCTCTTTTAATGGATGCCCTCTTAAGGGGCTGTTGCATCTCAAGGGACTCGTTCTGCAAAAAGGTGATAATTACACTGGTTATaataataactaaaaaaaatcgAGATGGCAGCAGGTGGGGTATAAACTCACTCAGCTCACCTTCAGGGCAATTGATACCTCACTTGCAGAGATTTTCTCCTCTGACACGCAGGACGGTTTGATTGGTCcgagaaacataaaaaaaaaaaatctaaacaaatgATAAATCTCAGCTTTTAAAttagtgaattaaaaaaaaaagaactcaccGCTTATTAAATCTCCTATGAGCGTGTTTTGAAGAGAAGGAGGCATCTTCATCAGCTCCACTTTAAAGACTTTGTCAACTGTGGCCAGCATGTTCTCCGTTTTGGCCTCCAGCTCGTTCATGCGCTCTTGCgctgaaaggaaaggaaatcgGCATTTAAGGGGACAAACGGTGTGAGGCTGTGAGCGGATGTCAAACCGGAAACCACCGAACCTTCTTTCTCAAactgctgaatgaacagagcCAGTCTGCTCTGCCGCATCTCCCGACTCTGCTGCTCTTTAATCTGGGCATTTCCTGCGTTTCTCGTTCGTCTCAAAGGCATTTTGTCCTCCTGTGCTCCCCGAGCTCAGTCTGACTTTAGAACAGCTCCTGTTTCTCTGACACGCACCTGAGACAGCGCGTTTAATTAAGGTATCCATACGCCTGCCAGAAACTCAAGTGACGAGGTTCGCCAGGACCTACATTTCTTGgcggaataaaaaaaataataataaagattgTACCATACAAACATTATAACTTCTGTACAACATTATAACCACTGTGCTGCTACAGCCTATTTGTCCAAAGTGGTGCGGTGCGACTACTTCGGTGCTCCTGTGCCAAAAACACACTCCTGTTCGGATGAGATGTGCTTTTTGTGCTTCATTTCAAATCCCCgtcaacacagagacaaaaaagaaaacagacacatttcattttcaatcaTTTCACAAATTCATTTATTGCAGCACACTTAAGTGTAGACATTCAATTCCTTTCCACAGGACGGTAAGAGATCATTTAATCTATTGTTAAAGAACAGTCTCTTCTGTACATCCTCTGCCATAAGGAGATCAAAATTTACAAGGTCAGTACAGGGTGCAAACCCTTAAGACagattaaaaaggaaaatagggATTGTTAGTCATAAAAATCCTAAGTTACTACACTGTCTGCAATCCAGAAGTCcataatacaaaaataaataattgagaatttctttttgtgttggagaaaaaaaaaaaaaaaaactactgaagGTTGTTAATATTCTAAGGTGGTCTCATCTCGTCCTCACCCGgggttaaggtcaggttttaatCTATGCAGTGCAAATCGAATATTATACAACATCTGTACAAGTCAGCGTCACTCTCCTGCCGTGGGATCATCTACACCCATTTCCCAACAGTTCATCACAgcactttactttttttctgttttctgtttctgtttcagcatTTAGTGGAATGTCATGTCGAAGCCCTTTGCAGTATAAAGCCCAAAATGCTACCGTTGTTATTCAAAGCTACTGTGTGTAAACCATAAAAGCCATCCTGTCAGCAAATAATattcccatttaaaaaaaacaaaacaaaacaacaacttacTGGTTTCATTCTACATTAGAGTAAAGAACAGCCCAAGTAGATGGAAGTTACAGTTCTAATTTATAATAACCATAAGGCATATTAGCTGAACAAGTACAGTGAGCTACTGTTAAAAAAATGCagatattaaaaacacaagttGGACTGATTACTGTGACACTGAGGCACTGCACCGAGCTGATGTTTGTATTTCCCTGCAAGAGAACGTGTCTTATTTTAACATGTCTGAAGCAGTAGTGTGGCGCACCTTTTCATTTacgactgattttttttttatgatctctctctctctctccaaataGCAGGATGTAATCACACATGGTTGAGTGTTGTTGTAAAGATCAATACTACTTTTTTTAAGACCTGTTTTAATTGCAGGGAATGTGGAATGTTGTCAATCCGTTTTAGTGATTGATGATTAGTGATTGTCATCGACAGTCTTCTCCCGTTTACATGTCTGCTGCCAACACGTatttacacagacagagagcgtCACTCTGAACCTGTACATGTACAAAGAAACATTCATTAAGACTTGGATCATACAAAACAGTCAAGGACTTCTTGCC
The sequence above is drawn from the Toxotes jaculatrix isolate fToxJac2 chromosome 23, fToxJac2.pri, whole genome shotgun sequence genome and encodes:
- the cdca9 gene encoding borealin-2; protein product: MPLRRTRNAGNAQIKEQQSREMRQSRLALFIQQFEKEAQERMNELEAKTENMLATVDKVFKVELMKMPPSLQNTLIGDLISEEKISASEVSIALKNESLEMQQPLKRASIKRVKSTDSTPSRSNPVQRSSSKTSKGANGTKRTRTLAGSNSTGNLRGSTVTVKRTQSRVTKTNDQTVPNRRKLRSVVSAGDLHCSMAASAAHITVTTAQGQTVSFSEETKDDINLDLLDDVAWCQIQKLTSLMDYLSRRSRCQR